The Montipora capricornis isolate CH-2021 chromosome 6, ASM3666992v2, whole genome shotgun sequence genome has a window encoding:
- the LOC138053897 gene encoding uncharacterized protein — protein sequence MLFCGANKKIYRNVGVQIGGSSFKDAEAQCGESKGSYQRDKLNPGQLVNVWNDISIFVTYDDLLKDVLMTKELTIQWLMKEKLIASKQNCAKCGAEMSLLECEDRSDGYRWECRKQAGGRRLKQTLSIRKASWFEESNLTLEEILKHTYWWCQGLDQWQIRQQLKSNSNTAVDWDSFCRETCEVTMLQKSDKIGGSGKTVQIDESKVGKRKYHRGHRVEGQWVFGGIEEDTRKCFLVPVEDRSEATLLPIIREWIEPGTLIVSDCWKSYSKLSENGYLHETVNHSKEFVNSNGFNTNKQEGHWRHMKTSLPIFGTRKEHFSSYLAEFMWRYNHKDSDPFKVFLRDMKALYNPN from the coding sequence ATGCTATTTTGCGGCGCAAACAAGAAAATTTATCGAAATGTGGGAGTTCAGATCGGTGGTAGTAGTTTTAAGGACGCTGAAGCTCAGTGCGGAGAAAGTAAAGGAAGTTACCAGCGAGATAAATTAAATCCTGGCCAGCTGGTAAATGTTTGGAATGACATCAGCATCTTTGTGACTTATGATGACTTGCTTAAAGATGTTTTGATGACAAAGGAATTGACCATACAATGGTTGATGAAAGAGAAGCTAATTGCCTCGAAACAGAATTGCGCGAAATGTGGTGCGGAAATGTCGCTGTTGGAATGTGAAGATCGCTCGGACGGATACAGGTGGGAATGTCGAAAGCAAGCAGGAGGGAGGCGTCTCAAGCAAACGTTGAGTATACGTAAGGCAAGTTGGTTTGAAGAAAGCAATTTGACACTCGAGGAAATACTCAAGCATACCTACTGGTGGTGCCAAGGTCTGGATCAATGGCAAATTCGGCAACAGCTGAAAAGTAATTCCAACACAGCCGTAGATTGGGACAGCTTCTGTAGAGAGACATGCGAAGTGACGATGCTACAAAAGAGTGATAAAATCGGAGGATCGGGCAAAACAGTCCAAATTGACGAAAGTAAAGTCGGCAAGAGGAAGTACCACCGCGGGCATAGAGTCGAAGGACAGTGGGTTTTTGGAGGTATTGAGGAAGATACCCGAAAATGCTTTCTAGTGCCAGTAGAAGACCGAAGTGAAGCAACACTTTTACCTATTATTAGAGAATGGATAGAACCTGGAACTCTGATTGTATCAGACTGCTGGAAGTCTTATTCCAAACTATCTGAGAATGGTTACTTACACGAGACTGTTAACCATTCTAAAGAGTTTGTTAACAGTAATGGCTTCAACACAAATAAGCAGGAAGGACATTGGAGGCACATGAAAACAAGTCTGCCAATATTTGGAACAAGAAAAGAacacttttcatcatatttggcAGAATTTATGTGGCGTTATAATCATAAAGACAGCGACCCGTTTAAAGTTTTCTTAAGAGATATGAAAGCTTTATATAACCCTAACTGA
- the LOC138053898 gene encoding uncharacterized protein, producing the protein MDKKKSDLKIGTETLIFAAQEQALRTNYVKFNIDKSVDSPLCRLCGEKGETINHIISECNKLAQKEYKRRHDNIARLVHWKLCCKYGIARSEKWYEHQPERVVENESFKILWDMSIQCDNIIAARKPDIVVVEKENNKVIIVHIASPWDHRVHEKGGEKLEKYQELKREIKNIWGIRHVEVVPIVVGALGGVSKRFDGWLTKLGIAIKKGLLQKIALLGTARILRKVLEN; encoded by the coding sequence ATGGAcaagaaaaaaagtgatttaaaaATCGGAACTGAAACACTTATTTTTGCAGCCCAAGAACAGGCACTGAGAACGAATTATGTCAAGTTCAACATTGACAAGTCAGTGGATTCCCCACTTTGCAGATTGTGTGGGGAGAAGGGTGAAACAATAAACCACATTATTAGTGAATGTAACAAACTGGCGCAGAAAGAGTACAAGAGAAGGCATGACAATATCGCCAGATTGGTGCACTGGAAACTCTGTTGTAAGTATGGTATAGCCAGAAGTGAGAAATGGTATGAGCACCAACCAGAAAGGGTTGTGGAAAACGAAAGTTTTAAGATCTTGTGGGACATGTCCATCCAGTGCGACAATATCATCGCAGCCAGAAAACCAGACATTGTTGTtgtagaaaaggaaaataataaggTAATCATTGTGCATATTGCGTCACCGTGGGACCACAGAGTGCATGAGAAGGGAGGTGAAAAGCTGGAGAAGTACCAGGAGCTAAAGAGGGAAATTAAGAATATATGGGGGATCAGACATGTAGAAGTCGTACCGATAGTTGTTGGTGCACTTGGAGGAGTAAGTAAAAGGTTCGATGGATGGCTTACGAAGCTAGGGATTGCTATCAAGAAAGGACTCTTGCAGAAAATAGCCTTGTTAGGAACAGCAAGGATCCTAAGAAAGGTTCTAGAAAactaa
- the LOC138052127 gene encoding uncharacterized protein, whose protein sequence is MFSRALILLCLLALLAPALGKPIPHPDENEDDEDNEVSDDNSADDEDDEDENEDPTENDDDDDDEDSTEDDDDDDDEDEDDDDDDDDEDDDEDEDEDDDDDEEEDPTEEDDDDDDDDDDDDDDDDDDDDEEDPTEEDDDDDDDDDDEDDDDDDEEEDPTENDDDDDDDDDDDDDDEDEDEDDDDDDDEDDDDEDEDDDEDEDEDEDDDDDDDEDEDDDDDDDDDDDDDK, encoded by the exons ATGTTTTCGAGAGCCTTAATTCTTCTATGTCTCTTAGCGCTTTTAGCACCAGCCTTAGGAAAACCAATACCTCATCCTGACG AGAATGAAGACGATGAAGACAATGAAGTAAGCGATGATAATAGTGCAGACGACGAAGACGATGAAGATGAAAACGAAGATCCCACggaaaatgatgatgacgacgatgatgaggATTCTactgaagatgatgatgatgatgacgacgaggacgaggacgacgatgatgatgatgatgatgaagatgatgacgaggacgaggacgaagacgatgatgatgatgaggaggaggaTCCTACTgaggaagatgatgatgatgatgatgatgacgacgacgacgacgatgatgatgatgatgacgatgatgaggaGGACCCTACTgaggaagatgatgatgatgatgatgacgacgacgacgaagatgatgatgatgacgatgaggaGGAGGACCCAActgagaatgatgatgatgatgacgacgacgatgatgacgacgacgatgatgaggatgaggatgaggatgatgatgacgacgacgacgaggacgacgacgatgaagatgaagatgacgatgaagatgaagatgaagatgaagatgatgatgatgacgacgatgaagatgaagacgacgacgatgatgacgacgatgacgatgacgatgacaaatAA